The Longimicrobium sp. genome has a window encoding:
- a CDS encoding BTAD domain-containing putative transcriptional regulator: MFSLKLFGGAVLEGRGGPVAGRAAHKRRLALLSILAVARRPVSRERLIGLLWPESPTDSARHVLSESLYVLRKELGENVFVTAGDEVGLNEEVIRSDVGAFEAAVESGELECAAKLYRGAFLDGFYVADAAEFERWAEGERDRLARAYAKALETLAEREEGAGRLVDAVEWWRKLASHDPYSSRIALRLVMALDAAGERAAALRFAAAHAALLRDELEVEPDEDFLEFIQRLRSDGASNGTPAMELPAPRPDAAQIVADSIGNPPTQLAPAWPLVGAGPLASGARASDAVLLWHGRSDRWKPNRMAYYGGLAGLITGFALSVILNQPPDPQHDPRRIAVLYFDDHSPGGESQYLANGLTETLIHVLSQVEALDVISRNGVKPYREGRVPLDSIVSDLKVGSVVEGSLQRSGQRLRVTVRLINANTGEEVQSRTLERSMDELFALEDAVGDQVAIFLRKLLGEEIRLREIRTGTRSVRARELFLKAVEARENATEIGENEHRLDAESAVALLRRADSLLSQAEAADPQWTEPIILRGWVALDLSNLAEDDPEISRALAFAEQALRRDPDNAGALELRGTLRWRQSVATLGSPGTPQIMRAAEQDLRSAVALQPSRATALSTLSQLLRYRGAFAEAEQVARRALEEDAFLSTTDGVIYRLYSSALELGDYREAMGWCERGRREFPSDRRFLECKLTLLREDQAATPDPDFAWRLVAELDRLDPAPRAQAAGRAYSPIYRRMVAAAISARAGDVDTARAVIARARREVAKDQQLQTSLAYDEAYLRLVLGEREQALRLLRLYIEARRSLKSYLERDPLFRELHDEIASF, encoded by the coding sequence GTGTTCTCGCTCAAGCTCTTCGGTGGGGCGGTGCTGGAGGGGCGCGGCGGCCCGGTGGCTGGACGCGCCGCCCACAAGCGCCGCCTAGCGCTGCTCTCGATCCTCGCCGTTGCGCGCCGCCCGGTAAGCCGAGAGCGGCTGATCGGGCTACTCTGGCCGGAGAGCCCCACCGACTCCGCCCGCCACGTGCTGAGCGAATCGCTCTACGTGCTGCGGAAAGAACTGGGGGAGAACGTGTTCGTTACAGCCGGCGACGAGGTGGGGCTGAACGAGGAGGTGATCAGGAGCGACGTGGGGGCGTTCGAGGCGGCGGTGGAATCGGGCGAGTTGGAGTGCGCGGCGAAGCTTTACCGGGGAGCGTTCCTAGACGGCTTCTATGTGGCCGACGCGGCCGAGTTCGAACGGTGGGCGGAAGGGGAGCGGGACCGGTTGGCGCGTGCGTATGCCAAGGCGCTTGAGACCCTGGCGGAGCGGGAGGAGGGGGCCGGGCGACTGGTGGACGCGGTGGAGTGGTGGCGGAAGCTGGCCAGCCACGACCCGTACAGCTCGAGGATCGCGCTGCGGCTGGTGATGGCGCTGGATGCGGCGGGGGAGCGGGCCGCCGCGCTCCGCTTCGCCGCGGCGCACGCGGCGCTGCTGCGCGACGAACTCGAGGTCGAGCCTGACGAGGACTTTCTGGAGTTCATACAACGCCTGCGGTCCGATGGGGCGAGTAACGGCACGCCCGCTATGGAGTTGCCTGCGCCCCGGCCGGACGCTGCGCAGATTGTAGCCGATTCGATCGGGAATCCTCCGACACAACTCGCGCCCGCGTGGCCTCTCGTCGGCGCGGGACCGCTGGCCTCCGGGGCGCGCGCTTCGGATGCGGTTTTGCTGTGGCATGGCAGATCTGATAGATGGAAACCGAACAGGATGGCATATTATGGTGGCTTGGCCGGGCTCATCACGGGGTTTGCGCTTTCGGTAATTCTCAATCAGCCACCGGACCCGCAGCACGACCCCCGACGTATTGCTGTCTTGTACTTCGACGACCATAGCCCGGGTGGCGAGTCCCAATACCTGGCCAACGGGCTGACCGAGACGTTGATCCACGTGCTCAGCCAAGTCGAGGCACTTGACGTCATCTCGCGAAACGGGGTGAAGCCATACCGCGAAGGGAGGGTTCCCCTCGACAGCATCGTGTCCGATCTGAAGGTTGGAAGCGTCGTCGAGGGAAGCCTGCAGCGTTCCGGGCAACGCCTGCGGGTTACGGTACGATTGATTAATGCCAATACCGGCGAGGAGGTTCAGAGTCGGACGTTAGAGCGCTCGATGGATGAACTATTCGCGCTGGAGGACGCGGTCGGTGATCAAGTCGCCATTTTTCTCCGGAAATTGTTGGGTGAGGAGATTCGCCTCCGGGAGATTCGAACAGGCACTCGGAGCGTTCGGGCCCGCGAGCTGTTTTTGAAGGCGGTAGAGGCCAGGGAGAACGCAACAGAGATCGGCGAGAACGAACACCGGCTGGATGCCGAATCCGCCGTCGCTCTGTTGAGGCGCGCGGACTCGCTGCTGTCCCAGGCGGAAGCTGCCGATCCTCAGTGGACGGAACCCATCATCCTGCGCGGCTGGGTGGCGCTGGATCTCTCGAATCTGGCGGAGGATGATCCCGAAATCAGCCGAGCCCTTGCGTTCGCGGAGCAGGCTCTCAGGCGAGATCCCGACAATGCCGGTGCGCTGGAGCTACGCGGAACCCTTCGCTGGCGCCAATCAGTGGCGACGCTCGGCTCGCCGGGAACTCCCCAAATCATGCGGGCGGCTGAGCAGGACCTGCGGTCCGCGGTGGCGCTGCAGCCCTCTCGCGCAACTGCGTTGAGCACGTTGAGCCAGCTCCTTCGCTACCGGGGTGCGTTTGCGGAGGCGGAACAGGTCGCGCGCCGCGCTCTGGAAGAGGATGCTTTCCTGAGTACGACGGACGGCGTGATCTACCGCCTTTATTCGAGTGCCCTGGAGCTTGGCGACTATCGGGAAGCGATGGGCTGGTGCGAGCGGGGCCGCCGCGAGTTTCCGAGCGACCGGCGTTTTCTCGAATGCAAGCTCACGTTGCTTCGTGAGGATCAGGCAGCTACGCCTGATCCTGACTTCGCTTGGCGGCTGGTAGCGGAGCTTGATCGGCTCGATCCTGCGCCGCGCGCCCAAGCCGCGGGGCGCGCTTACAGCCCGATCTACCGGCGGATGGTTGCCGCCGCGATCTCCGCGCGCGCCGGAGATGTAGACACAGCGCGCGCGGTGATCGCGAGGGCGCGTCGCGAGGTTGCCAAAGACCAGCAGCTTCAGACTTCCCTCGCCTACGACGAAGCCTATCTTCGCTTGGTTCTGGGTGAACGAGAGCAGGCCTTGCGGCTATTGCGCCTGTACATCGAGGCCCGTCGTAGTCTCAAGTCATACCTAGAGCGCGACCCGCTCTTCCGGGAACTGCACGACGAGATCGCGTCCTTTTAG
- a CDS encoding DUF4257 domain-containing protein has protein sequence MRPPPAPRTLVRRCILPLLAAALAFAPLAAQSTSPSRQEAPTAPSATATRADSPTKAGARSTAAPGNRPPPDPAFPEPFALALLAIVLCGAVGAFAADLVTDGGRLDRWKNDNDGWTLGALGKLIVGSVAAVVLLTLNPSGDAWPPLIGTALMAGLGAEGILLSVVSSRKAQDAENARAAAEEEARRTEAMGRVQIDAVADFSIQESRRRLELNGLIISRGAGVGEAAEAGADAAFEEAVKEAAERAKAALAVR, from the coding sequence ATGAGACCCCCCCCTGCTCCCCGAACGTTAGTCCGAAGGTGCATCCTTCCCCTGCTGGCAGCCGCTCTCGCGTTTGCGCCGCTGGCGGCCCAGTCCACCTCACCCTCGCGGCAGGAGGCCCCTACCGCCCCGTCGGCGACTGCCACCCGCGCCGATTCCCCTACGAAGGCTGGAGCCCGGAGCACCGCTGCGCCAGGCAACCGGCCGCCGCCGGACCCCGCCTTCCCCGAGCCGTTCGCGCTAGCGCTCCTGGCCATCGTCCTCTGTGGAGCCGTGGGCGCCTTCGCGGCCGACCTGGTCACCGACGGGGGGCGGCTGGACCGCTGGAAGAACGACAACGACGGCTGGACGCTCGGCGCGCTCGGCAAGCTGATCGTGGGCTCGGTGGCGGCCGTGGTGCTGCTCACCCTCAACCCCTCCGGCGATGCGTGGCCGCCCCTGATCGGAACCGCGCTGATGGCGGGGCTCGGAGCGGAAGGGATCCTCCTCTCCGTGGTCAGCTCGCGGAAAGCGCAGGACGCCGAGAACGCGCGGGCGGCCGCGGAAGAGGAGGCCCGGCGCACCGAGGCCATGGGCCGGGTGCAGATCGACGCGGTCGCCGACTTCAGCATCCAGGAGAGCCGCCGGCGCCTGGAGTTGAATGGGCTGATTATCTCCCGCGGCGCCGGAGTCGGCGAAGCTGCGGAAGCAGGAGCGGACGCCGCCTTCGAAGAGGCGGTGAAGGAGGCGGCCGAGCGCGCGAAGGCCGCATTGGCGGTCCGGTGA